One region of Primulina tabacum isolate GXHZ01 chromosome 1, ASM2559414v2, whole genome shotgun sequence genomic DNA includes:
- the LOC142538679 gene encoding inactive receptor-like serine/threonine-protein kinase At2g40270 isoform X1 — protein MEELWRSRSCLLSALAVGCLYLLNLSFCCSLNDEGLALLRVKEKVFSDPYGALSNWKDEVGVENPCSWVGVGCSEGYVVVLNLKDLCLNGTLAPDIGNLVHVKSIILRNNSFFGVIPKELASLKRLEFLDLRYNNFSGHIPCNPHNKFSIGFLLVDNNEFLDKMQPNIYGLQKLSEVQLQDDLLTTAAQTVSCNGLLISWNSEEAKDLSGRKLLQISSRRTPALRVIFRSPPPQEFGSIQVPPPPHHSWSPLNLAPSPPLSPAVVVPSPSPSPDIHISPSSLATPEEEPSTSSQNSLMGSHLGVVLLASIGGPLLILLLVGGILFFHFNKMATVNPWRTGLSGQLQKAFVTGVPKLKRSELVAACEDFSNVIGSSSVCNLYKGTLSNGVEIAVVSTVVASAKEWSNSLESNFRKKIGTLSKVNHKNFVCLLGYCVEEEPFTRMMVFEYAPNGTLFEHLHIREAEHLDWATRLRIAMGVAYCLEHMHQLTHPLAHRNLTSSSVYLTEDYAGKVSDFIYQNEGNLDKIEPNTQSNVYSFGVVLFEMMTGRLPYSVGGESLENWASDYLRVQPLREIVDPTLRTYHEEQLQVIGNVIKMCTNPEPRRRPSMQEVCMMLKEVTGIGPHGAVPKISPLWWAELEILSTEAN, from the exons ATGGAAGAGCTATGGAGATCTCGAAGTTGTCTCCTGTCGGCATTAGCTGTTGGCTGTCTGTATCTGCTGAACTTAAGCTTTTGCTGCTCTCTCAATGATGAAG GTTTGGCCCTGCTAAGGGTCAAAGAGAAGGTGTTTAGTGATCCATATGGGGCTCTGTCAAATTGGAAAGATGAAGTTGGAGTGGAGAATCCATGTTCTTGGGTTGGAGTTGGATGCTCTGAAGGATATGTCGTGGTTTT AAACCTGAAAGATCTGTGTCTAAATGGTACTCTGGCACCAGATATAGGGAACCTGGTTCATGTGAAATCTAT aatTTTACGCAACAATTCTTTTTTTGGTGTCATCCCCAAAGAGCTTGCAAGTTTGAAACGATTGGAGTTTTTAGACCTCAGATATAATAACTTCAGTGGACATATTCCTTGCAATCCTCACAACAAATTCTCGATAGGATTTCT ttTAGTGGACAACAACGAGTTCCTTGACAAAATGCAGCCCAATATTTATGGACTTCAAAAGTTATCTGAAGTTCAATTACAGGACGACCTTTTAACCACTGCTGCGCAGACAGTATCATGCAATGGTCTGCTAATCTCATG GAATTCAGAGGAAGCGAAAGATCTGTCAGGGCGAAAATTATTGCAAATTTCTTCTAGACGTACACCGGCCTTGAGAGTTATTTTCCGATCTCCACCTCCACAAGAATTTGGAAGCATTCAAGTACCTCCTCCCCCTCATCATTCTTGGTCCCCGCTGAATCTAGCTCCATCTCCACCTCTATCTCCTGCGGTAGTTGTACCATCCCCGTCACCTTCTCCTGATATACATATTTCTCCCTCTTCATTGGCCACCCCTGAAGAAGAACCTAGTACATCGAGTCAAAATTCCTTGATGGGGAGCCATCTAGGTGTGGTACTGTTAGCATCCATTGGAGGTCCTTTGTTGATTCTTTTGTTGGTTGGCGGCATCTTATTTTTTCATTTCAACAAGATGGCTACTGTAAATCCTTGGAGAACAGGATTAAGTGGACAACTTCAGAAGGCATTTGTGACTg GTGTCCCAAAGCTTAAAAGATCTGAACTTGTGGCTGCCTGTGAAGATTTCAGCAATGTTATTGGTTCTTCATCGGTTTGTAATCTATACAAGGGTACATTATCTAATGGAGTAGAAATTGCAGTCGTTTCTACTGTGGTGGCATCTGCGAAGGAATGGTCAAATAGTCTGGAATCCAACTTTAGGAAAAAG ATTGGCACTTTATCGAAAGTGAATCACAAAAATTTTGTTTGCCTACTTGGATATTGTGTGGAAGAGGAGCCTTTCACAAGAATGATGGTCTTTGAATATGCCCCCAATGGAACTCTTTTTGAGCATTTACACA TTAGAGAAGCAGAGCACTTGGACTGGGCCACTCGACTGAGAATAGCAATGGGTGTTGCGTACTGTCTCGAGCACATGCACCAATTGACACATCCATTAGCCCACAGAAACTTGACATCATCATCCGTGTATCTAACCGAAGATTATGCTGGCAAAGTGTCCGACTTTATCTACCAAAATGAAGGAAATTTAGACAAGATTGAACCCAATACACAAAGTAATGTCTACAGTTTTGGTGTCGTATTATTTGAAATGATGACTGGTAGGCTGCCATACTCAGTTGGTGGTGAGTCACTCGAGAACTGGGCATCAGATTATCTCCGAGTTCAACCTCTACGAGAAATTGTCGATCCAACTTTAAGAACTTATCATGAAGAGCAACTTCAAGTCATTGGAAATGTGATCAAAATGTGTACTAATCCGGAACCTAGGCGAAGACCATCTATGCAAGAAGTGTGCATGATGTTGAAGGAGGTAACGGGGATTGGACCACATGGAGCAGTACCGAAAATTTCGCCTCTTTGGTGGGCAGAGCTTGAGATTCTGTCAACTGAGGCTAATTGA
- the LOC142538679 gene encoding inactive receptor-like serine/threonine-protein kinase At2g40270 isoform X2 has translation MEELWRSRSCLLSALAVGCLYLLNLSFCCSLNDEGLALLRVKEKVFSDPYGALSNWKDEVGVENPCSWVGVGCSEGYVVVLNSEEAKDLSGRKLLQISSRRTPALRVIFRSPPPQEFGSIQVPPPPHHSWSPLNLAPSPPLSPAVVVPSPSPSPDIHISPSSLATPEEEPSTSSQNSLMGSHLGVVLLASIGGPLLILLLVGGILFFHFNKMATVNPWRTGLSGQLQKAFVTGVPKLKRSELVAACEDFSNVIGSSSVCNLYKGTLSNGVEIAVVSTVVASAKEWSNSLESNFRKKIGTLSKVNHKNFVCLLGYCVEEEPFTRMMVFEYAPNGTLFEHLHIREAEHLDWATRLRIAMGVAYCLEHMHQLTHPLAHRNLTSSSVYLTEDYAGKVSDFIYQNEGNLDKIEPNTQSNVYSFGVVLFEMMTGRLPYSVGGESLENWASDYLRVQPLREIVDPTLRTYHEEQLQVIGNVIKMCTNPEPRRRPSMQEVCMMLKEVTGIGPHGAVPKISPLWWAELEILSTEAN, from the exons ATGGAAGAGCTATGGAGATCTCGAAGTTGTCTCCTGTCGGCATTAGCTGTTGGCTGTCTGTATCTGCTGAACTTAAGCTTTTGCTGCTCTCTCAATGATGAAG GTTTGGCCCTGCTAAGGGTCAAAGAGAAGGTGTTTAGTGATCCATATGGGGCTCTGTCAAATTGGAAAGATGAAGTTGGAGTGGAGAATCCATGTTCTTGGGTTGGAGTTGGATGCTCTGAAGGATATGTCGTGGTTTT GAATTCAGAGGAAGCGAAAGATCTGTCAGGGCGAAAATTATTGCAAATTTCTTCTAGACGTACACCGGCCTTGAGAGTTATTTTCCGATCTCCACCTCCACAAGAATTTGGAAGCATTCAAGTACCTCCTCCCCCTCATCATTCTTGGTCCCCGCTGAATCTAGCTCCATCTCCACCTCTATCTCCTGCGGTAGTTGTACCATCCCCGTCACCTTCTCCTGATATACATATTTCTCCCTCTTCATTGGCCACCCCTGAAGAAGAACCTAGTACATCGAGTCAAAATTCCTTGATGGGGAGCCATCTAGGTGTGGTACTGTTAGCATCCATTGGAGGTCCTTTGTTGATTCTTTTGTTGGTTGGCGGCATCTTATTTTTTCATTTCAACAAGATGGCTACTGTAAATCCTTGGAGAACAGGATTAAGTGGACAACTTCAGAAGGCATTTGTGACTg GTGTCCCAAAGCTTAAAAGATCTGAACTTGTGGCTGCCTGTGAAGATTTCAGCAATGTTATTGGTTCTTCATCGGTTTGTAATCTATACAAGGGTACATTATCTAATGGAGTAGAAATTGCAGTCGTTTCTACTGTGGTGGCATCTGCGAAGGAATGGTCAAATAGTCTGGAATCCAACTTTAGGAAAAAG ATTGGCACTTTATCGAAAGTGAATCACAAAAATTTTGTTTGCCTACTTGGATATTGTGTGGAAGAGGAGCCTTTCACAAGAATGATGGTCTTTGAATATGCCCCCAATGGAACTCTTTTTGAGCATTTACACA TTAGAGAAGCAGAGCACTTGGACTGGGCCACTCGACTGAGAATAGCAATGGGTGTTGCGTACTGTCTCGAGCACATGCACCAATTGACACATCCATTAGCCCACAGAAACTTGACATCATCATCCGTGTATCTAACCGAAGATTATGCTGGCAAAGTGTCCGACTTTATCTACCAAAATGAAGGAAATTTAGACAAGATTGAACCCAATACACAAAGTAATGTCTACAGTTTTGGTGTCGTATTATTTGAAATGATGACTGGTAGGCTGCCATACTCAGTTGGTGGTGAGTCACTCGAGAACTGGGCATCAGATTATCTCCGAGTTCAACCTCTACGAGAAATTGTCGATCCAACTTTAAGAACTTATCATGAAGAGCAACTTCAAGTCATTGGAAATGTGATCAAAATGTGTACTAATCCGGAACCTAGGCGAAGACCATCTATGCAAGAAGTGTGCATGATGTTGAAGGAGGTAACGGGGATTGGACCACATGGAGCAGTACCGAAAATTTCGCCTCTTTGGTGGGCAGAGCTTGAGATTCTGTCAACTGAGGCTAATTGA
- the LOC142538672 gene encoding UTP--glucose-1-phosphate uridylyltransferase 3, chloroplastic-like, which yields MRRCDVRFDGSGGLRATCAGLKEIVRLKALTKDMVGCMTFGEKLKVVNSDSRVEFFKSRGNKFSGVGLSRFQLYLLKFVVAAGQEHVLSEFGGECELETSSVRKALYPLAEMIENWDVNDRGKGEEGLEEEERVALESPLKLIGEVEQFYDCIVGCVNDKKTAPGKRHSKS from the coding sequence ATGCGTCGGTGTGACGTGCGCTTCGACGGTTCCGGTGGATTACGGGCCACATGCGCCGGGCTGAAGGAAATCGTGAGGCTCAAAGCGCTTACGAAAGACATGGTTGGTTGCATGACGTTTGGGGAGAAACTGAAGGTGGTGAACTCGGACTCTAGGGTTGAGTTCTTCAAATCGCGGGGGAATAAATTTTCTGGGGTGGGTTTGAGTAGATTTCAGTTGTATCTGCTGAAATTTGTGGTGGCAGCTGGTCAGGAGCATGTGTTGAGTGAGTTCGGTGGAGAGTGTGAATTGGAGACGAGTTCAGTTAGGAAAGCTCTTTATCCGTTGGCGGAGATGATTGAGAATTGGGATGTGAATGACCGTGGTAAAGGTGAAGAAGGTCTGGAAGAGGAAGAGAGAGTGGCTTTGGAGTCACCGCTGAAGTTGATTGGAGAAGTTGAGCAGTTTTATGACTGCATTGTTGG